One segment of Desulfosudis oleivorans Hxd3 DNA contains the following:
- a CDS encoding adenine phosphoribosyltransferase, with protein sequence MDLKATIRTLPNWPIEGVMFRDITTLLQDPAAFKEAINRFYDRYRTMKIDKIVGIDARGLIFGAPLAYKLEVGFVPVRKKGKIPFRTIGAAYSLEYGESMVEIHEDAILKGERVVVVDDLIATGGTVKATIDLVEKLGGEVVECAFVIDLPDLKGREKIRDYKMFALMEFEGE encoded by the coding sequence ATGGATCTGAAAGCAACCATACGCACCCTGCCCAACTGGCCCATCGAAGGGGTAATGTTCCGGGACATCACCACCCTGCTTCAGGACCCGGCCGCCTTCAAGGAGGCCATCAACCGTTTTTACGACCGATACCGGACAATGAAGATCGATAAAATCGTGGGCATCGACGCCCGGGGCCTGATCTTCGGCGCGCCCCTGGCCTACAAGCTGGAGGTGGGGTTTGTTCCGGTTCGAAAAAAGGGGAAAATCCCCTTTCGCACCATCGGCGCGGCCTACTCCCTGGAGTACGGGGAGAGCATGGTGGAAATTCATGAAGACGCCATTCTAAAAGGGGAAAGGGTCGTTGTTGTTGACGACCTGATCGCTACCGGCGGTACAGTGAAAGCCACCATCGACCTGGTGGAAAAGTTGGGGGGCGAGGTGGTGGAGTGCGCCTTTGTCATTGACCTGCCCGACCTGAAAGGCCGGGAAAAAATTCGTGATTACAAAATGTTTGCATTGATGGAATTTGAAGGTGAGTAG
- a CDS encoding YkgJ family cysteine cluster protein — protein sequence MEDYSVIELGLQDTFCFACDPNVPCFNACGCDVVQYLTPYDILRLKNSLGLSSTEFLERYTTHYTGQGSGLEVVTLKRSAADRQRQCPFANEQGCGVYPDRPSSCRVYPLARVASRCRETGRVTERYMLMKEPHCRGFDRGVPRTVSQWIEDQGLAPYNEANDRLMEIISAKNRTSPGRSLDMVSKKIFYTGCYDLDRFRQEIFEKGDLEGLNLDDATLAAAASDDTALLAVSLAWVKKMLFSS from the coding sequence ATGGAAGACTACAGCGTCATAGAACTTGGACTCCAGGACACCTTCTGTTTTGCCTGCGATCCGAACGTACCCTGCTTTAATGCCTGCGGCTGCGATGTGGTCCAGTACCTTACCCCCTATGATATTCTGCGCCTCAAGAACAGCCTGGGACTCTCCTCCACCGAATTTCTGGAGCGTTACACCACCCACTACACGGGACAGGGCTCCGGCCTTGAGGTGGTGACACTGAAACGGTCGGCAGCGGACCGGCAGCGCCAGTGCCCTTTTGCCAACGAACAGGGATGCGGCGTTTACCCGGATCGGCCCTCCTCCTGCCGCGTCTATCCCCTGGCCCGGGTCGCCTCCCGGTGCCGGGAGACCGGCCGCGTCACAGAGCGTTACATGCTGATGAAAGAGCCCCACTGCAGAGGGTTTGACCGGGGCGTGCCCCGCACGGTTTCCCAGTGGATAGAAGACCAGGGCCTAGCCCCTTATAATGAGGCCAACGATCGGCTCATGGAGATCATCAGCGCGAAAAACAGGACGTCCCCGGGCCGGTCTCTGGACATGGTATCTAAAAAAATATTTTATACCGGCTGTTATGACCTGGACCGGTTCAGGCAGGAGATATTTGAAAAAGGGGACCTGGAGGGTCTGAATTTGGACGACGCCACTCTGGCCGCGGCTGCGTCGGATGACACGGCCCTGCTGGCCGTCTCTCTTGCCTGGGTTAAAAAAATGCTGTTTTCATCGTGA
- a CDS encoding SDR family NAD(P)-dependent oxidoreductase: MEIKGKVALVLGAIKGIGRHIGLALAGQEAKLGLTHHDWEESLPEMRTAFARSGADHLICRVDLTDRDAAAAMVKTVADRFGGIDILINNIERGGWPVVHGPYTQKQWDLEMATTLRAKQWVFEAALPHLKASPEAVVINLSSIAGIVGRSGPAAPVFNEGYAAASRGVSLLTETWARMGAPSVCVNEIMLGFVETRHGPHTRGWGLLTDAQRQAIVDHTLVGRMGTLDDVSRAVLFVIRDAPFMTGAVLRLDGGYVPGGEKMSPMPDGVEQNK, encoded by the coding sequence ATGGAAATAAAAGGAAAAGTGGCCCTGGTGCTGGGTGCAATCAAGGGCATCGGCCGTCACATCGGCCTTGCCCTGGCCGGCCAGGAGGCAAAACTGGGGCTCACCCACCATGACTGGGAAGAGAGCCTGCCTGAAATGCGAACCGCCTTTGCCCGGTCCGGGGCCGACCACCTTATATGCCGGGTGGATCTGACCGACAGGGATGCTGCTGCGGCCATGGTGAAGACGGTGGCTGACCGGTTCGGCGGCATCGACATCCTGATCAACAACATTGAGCGGGGCGGCTGGCCCGTTGTGCACGGACCCTACACGCAAAAGCAGTGGGACCTGGAAATGGCCACCACCCTGCGGGCCAAGCAGTGGGTGTTTGAAGCGGCCCTGCCCCACCTCAAGGCATCCCCCGAGGCAGTGGTGATCAATCTCTCCTCCATTGCCGGCATAGTCGGCCGGTCCGGCCCGGCCGCTCCGGTATTCAACGAGGGATACGCGGCGGCCAGCCGCGGTGTGTCCCTGCTGACCGAAACCTGGGCCCGCATGGGCGCCCCATCCGTCTGCGTCAACGAAATCATGCTGGGCTTTGTGGAGACCCGTCACGGGCCACATACCCGGGGCTGGGGCCTGCTGACCGACGCACAGAGACAGGCCATTGTCGATCACACCCTTGTAGGCCGCATGGGCACCCTGGACGATGTGAGCCGGGCCGTTCTGTTTGTCATACGGGATGCGCCCTTCATGACCGGCGCGGTGCTGCGCCTGGACGGCGGTTATGTGCCGGGCGGTGAAAAGATGAGTCCCATGCCCGACGGAGTGGAACAAAACAAATGA
- a CDS encoding MFS transporter — translation MTQTSPRPIFYGWYIVAIAFLANFMAVGTGFYAFNAFLEPLCEAHGWTRTQVNMALMLGTPFGLLGQFFFGTLVMRIGVKKLMITGSLISGIAFMLVFQVSSLWLFYLLYILLYVGNGAYGGIVANSAVSNWFIRKRGKALGIATAGMSLSGAVLPLAAMMLISRLGMGTTAILIGAMVLVLAPLVRLVIVNWPEDKGLQPDGEIQSQPESEPKLSGGLAMGITTPGIPLEPSCVLDDVPRWTLGRLVRTSVFWKVGPAYAMAMIGVVGVMSQLKPRFVEVGFSDTTAMLLMAATALAGTLGKYVWGALCDVIAAPKMASTIMAINGIGLLAALFVHSPAAIGLFVCLFGFAMGGVMSTYPILVADLFGRKAFPSVFRFMGGFLVFQMLGFGIAGASFDRFGSYTPAYILFMGLDVIAALMLLSVKRPPAACDD, via the coding sequence ATGACACAAACTTCCCCGCGCCCGATCTTTTACGGATGGTACATTGTGGCCATCGCCTTTCTGGCCAACTTCATGGCCGTGGGCACCGGATTTTACGCGTTCAACGCCTTTCTCGAGCCCCTGTGCGAAGCCCACGGCTGGACCCGGACCCAGGTCAACATGGCCCTGATGCTCGGCACCCCCTTCGGCCTGCTGGGCCAGTTTTTCTTTGGCACCCTGGTGATGCGCATAGGGGTAAAAAAGCTCATGATCACCGGCTCCCTGATATCGGGCATAGCCTTTATGCTGGTGTTCCAGGTGTCTTCCCTGTGGCTCTTCTATCTACTTTATATTCTGCTTTACGTGGGCAATGGCGCCTATGGGGGCATCGTGGCCAACTCCGCGGTCAGCAACTGGTTTATCCGCAAGCGGGGCAAGGCCCTGGGCATTGCCACTGCCGGCATGTCGCTCTCCGGCGCGGTGCTGCCCCTGGCCGCCATGATGTTGATCTCCCGGCTGGGAATGGGGACCACCGCCATTCTTATCGGCGCCATGGTGCTGGTGCTGGCCCCCCTGGTCCGCCTGGTGATCGTCAACTGGCCAGAGGACAAGGGGCTGCAACCCGACGGAGAGATTCAATCCCAGCCCGAGAGCGAACCGAAACTGTCCGGCGGCCTTGCCATGGGTATTACCACGCCCGGCATTCCCCTTGAACCTTCATGTGTGCTGGACGACGTCCCCCGGTGGACCCTTGGCCGGCTGGTGAGAACATCGGTCTTCTGGAAAGTGGGCCCTGCCTATGCCATGGCCATGATCGGCGTGGTGGGGGTCATGTCCCAGTTGAAACCGAGATTCGTGGAGGTGGGGTTTTCAGACACAACGGCCATGCTGCTGATGGCGGCCACGGCCCTTGCCGGCACCCTGGGCAAATATGTGTGGGGCGCCCTGTGCGATGTCATCGCGGCCCCGAAAATGGCATCCACCATCATGGCCATCAACGGCATCGGCCTGCTGGCCGCCCTGTTTGTCCACTCACCGGCGGCCATCGGGCTTTTTGTCTGCCTGTTCGGGTTTGCCATGGGCGGGGTCATGTCCACCTACCCCATCCTGGTGGCCGACCTTTTCGGCAGAAAGGCCTTTCCCTCGGTCTTTCGGTTCATGGGAGGCTTTCTGGTCTTTCAGATGCTGGGCTTCGGTATCGCGGGCGCCAGCTTTGACCGATTCGGTTCCTACACACCGGCCTATATCCTGTTCATGGGGCTTGACGTGATCGCGGCCCTGATGCTGCTTTCCGTAAAACGGCCCCCGGCGGCATGTGACGACTGA
- a CDS encoding RNA methyltransferase, which produces MKYAGYAGITIILVRPRIPENIGACCRAMKNMGLSRLKVVAPEAWDPVRIMKTATHACRDVVEKIEIVGDTATAVSPFSYIAGTTARMGRQRQMVLSPGGFAEKAVTLCRENPVAVMFGPEDRGLENEDLQYCHNLVHIPTSEFSSLNLAQAVLVICYELFGAARPNQDHFQPRLASSFELEGMYDQMKEVLLAIDFLRPDNPDYWMNNFRRFVSRVGLTAKEVKLIRGVCRQVNWYGEKRYADGLAEKKKKDPR; this is translated from the coding sequence ATGAAATATGCGGGATATGCCGGAATCACCATTATACTGGTGCGGCCCCGCATTCCCGAAAACATCGGTGCCTGCTGCCGGGCCATGAAAAACATGGGGCTTTCCCGGCTGAAGGTGGTGGCCCCGGAAGCATGGGACCCGGTCCGGATCATGAAAACCGCCACCCACGCCTGCCGGGACGTGGTGGAAAAGATCGAGATTGTCGGCGACACGGCCACGGCGGTGTCGCCTTTTTCTTACATTGCCGGCACCACCGCCCGCATGGGCCGGCAGCGGCAGATGGTGCTTTCGCCCGGGGGCTTCGCTGAAAAAGCGGTTACCCTGTGCCGGGAGAACCCGGTGGCTGTGATGTTCGGGCCCGAGGACCGGGGCCTTGAAAACGAAGACCTTCAGTACTGCCACAACCTTGTCCATATTCCCACATCCGAATTTTCCTCCCTCAACCTGGCCCAGGCGGTTTTAGTGATCTGTTACGAGCTGTTCGGCGCGGCCCGGCCGAACCAGGACCATTTTCAGCCCCGGCTTGCCTCAAGCTTTGAGCTGGAGGGCATGTACGACCAGATGAAGGAGGTGCTGCTGGCCATCGATTTTCTGCGGCCGGACAACCCCGATTACTGGATGAACAATTTTCGCCGGTTTGTTTCCCGGGTGGGCCTGACGGCAAAAGAGGTCAAGCTGATCCGGGGGGTGTGCCGCCAGGTGAACTGGTACGGTGAAAAGCGGTATGCTGACGGCCTGGCTGAAAAGAAAAAGAAAGATCCCCGGTAG
- the ndk gene encoding nucleoside-diphosphate kinase codes for MERTLSIVKPDGVERGLIGEVVRRLEKEGLKIIAMKMIHMTRAQAEGFYAVHRERPFFESLTTFMSSGPVVVMVLEGEDAILRYRTLMGATNYKDAAEGTIRRDFATEIERNVVHGSDAPDTAAFEIGYFFNSFEIMGR; via the coding sequence ATGGAAAGAACACTATCGATTGTCAAGCCCGACGGCGTGGAGCGGGGCCTGATCGGTGAAGTGGTCCGGCGGCTGGAGAAAGAGGGCCTGAAAATCATTGCCATGAAGATGATTCACATGACCAGGGCCCAGGCCGAGGGGTTTTACGCGGTTCACCGGGAGCGGCCCTTTTTTGAAAGCCTGACCACCTTCATGTCCTCGGGTCCGGTTGTGGTGATGGTGCTGGAAGGCGAGGACGCCATTTTGCGCTACCGCACCCTGATGGGCGCCACCAACTACAAGGACGCAGCCGAGGGTACCATTCGCCGGGACTTTGCCACGGAGATCGAGCGTAACGTGGTGCACGGGTCGGACGCGCCTGATACGGCGGCTTTTGAGATCGGCTACTTTTTCAATTCCTTTGAGATCATGGGCAGATGA
- a CDS encoding tetratricopeptide repeat protein, with protein MDPGGYHLTSGVLHGITATVFFVLLFQMTGCFWKSVAAAAIWAVHPLHTESVAWIPGRAGVLSVFWTILAVMAYVSYTKTGRWWKSLLACLFFILGLLSKPAIILFPVFLLLLDYWPLQRIIPFDADRQIEEKSLVSLKWLIIEKLPIAAIGAGAVLFGRFFFQATSMAQSMQEGSFQPELLLNIPVVYVTYLWKTLVPSGLPAYVPPMAGYLVPLWQIMGAFTIITVVTLAVIRFRKKAPYLLVGWGWFLIGLAPFLPVCVGQHRFLLQRYAYLPVLGLVLGIVWGCAALMRRLGLSRCIRAVAAVAVVAMLTVISHAQTRHWADSLSFFRHAVEVRPACSQTRANYGEVLFLHGRNAEAIGQLEAALAVDPNNALAHYHLGRAMESAGNSEAAMRHFEKAVYLQPDHVPARNSLGNLLCDTGRIDEAIVHYQNALAADPSAFMVYNNLATALTLKGDYEAAGDMLKKALAIHPGYATARENLMRIERLKAGR; from the coding sequence ATGGATCCCGGAGGATACCATCTTACCAGTGGGGTGTTGCACGGGATTACGGCAACCGTTTTTTTTGTGTTGTTGTTTCAAATGACCGGATGTTTCTGGAAGAGCGTGGCAGCCGCTGCCATCTGGGCCGTTCACCCCCTTCATACCGAGTCTGTGGCATGGATTCCCGGCAGGGCAGGCGTTTTGAGTGTTTTCTGGACGATTCTGGCTGTCATGGCTTATGTAAGTTACACGAAAACGGGACGGTGGTGGAAGTCTCTGCTTGCCTGTCTGTTTTTTATCTTAGGACTTTTGTCCAAGCCCGCTATTATTCTTTTTCCCGTTTTTCTCCTGCTGCTGGATTATTGGCCTTTGCAACGGATTATCCCATTTGATGCGGATCGGCAGATAGAAGAAAAATCGCTGGTTTCCCTGAAGTGGTTAATCATTGAGAAGCTCCCGATCGCGGCCATTGGGGCCGGGGCGGTTCTGTTCGGCCGGTTTTTTTTTCAGGCCACGTCGATGGCTCAGTCCATGCAAGAGGGAAGTTTTCAGCCGGAACTGCTGCTCAACATTCCGGTGGTCTATGTCACCTATTTATGGAAGACCCTGGTGCCGTCCGGGCTTCCCGCTTATGTGCCGCCCATGGCGGGGTATCTTGTACCCCTGTGGCAGATTATGGGAGCGTTTACAATAATCACTGTTGTCACGCTGGCGGTCATTCGTTTTCGTAAAAAAGCGCCTTATCTTCTCGTCGGCTGGGGATGGTTTCTGATCGGGCTGGCGCCTTTTTTGCCGGTCTGCGTGGGACAGCATCGTTTTCTGCTGCAACGCTATGCCTATCTGCCGGTGCTGGGGCTGGTGCTGGGAATTGTGTGGGGCTGTGCCGCCCTGATGCGCCGGCTCGGTTTGAGCAGGTGCATCAGGGCGGTGGCAGCCGTGGCCGTGGTGGCGATGCTGACGGTTATTTCCCATGCCCAGACGCGGCACTGGGCGGATTCGCTTTCATTTTTCAGGCATGCGGTCGAGGTCCGTCCCGCTTGCAGCCAGACCCGGGCCAACTATGGAGAGGTTCTGTTTCTTCACGGCCGAAACGCCGAGGCGATCGGCCAGCTTGAAGCCGCCCTGGCCGTTGACCCAAACAATGCCCTGGCGCACTATCATTTGGGAAGGGCCATGGAGAGCGCCGGAAATTCTGAGGCGGCAATGCGCCATTTTGAAAAAGCCGTGTACTTGCAGCCGGATCATGTGCCGGCCCGCAACAGCCTGGGCAATCTCCTGTGTGACACGGGCCGGATCGACGAAGCCATCGTGCACTACCAGAACGCCCTGGCCGCCGATCCCTCGGCTTTTATGGTTTACAACAACCTGGCAACAGCGTTGACCCTCAAGGGAGATTATGAAGCTGCCGGTGATATGCTGAAAAAGGCCCTGGCCATTCATCCCGGATATGCGACCGCCCGGGAAAATCTGATGCGGATCGAACGGCTCAAGGCCGGCAGGTGA
- a CDS encoding class I SAM-dependent methyltransferase has protein sequence MPVAVNTESLYDAAYFDYYVMTAAINRRTYAGHLALIEKFALGKGRLLDVGCATGDFLDIAKSRGWEVSGVDISPAYADRIAKRLNVPITVGDFNKVHYPLESFDVVRMGDSIEHMLDPRGAVKKVFSILKPGGIGYVRTPDISHIMPRLVGKRWIQLKPFEHLYYFSRATMRRLLEEEGFYLLKMGSAGICCTLDMLRNRLEHYYNPRPLLKILDFFADTLRLGRARFYLDPLEEMQAVFQKPHHHDGLSVPEPMSCDYRKKTGC, from the coding sequence ATGCCGGTAGCCGTAAACACGGAAAGCCTTTATGACGCCGCTTATTTTGACTATTATGTGATGACCGCCGCCATCAACCGGCGGACATATGCCGGCCATCTTGCTTTGATAGAAAAGTTTGCGCTCGGCAAGGGGCGGCTTCTGGATGTGGGATGTGCCACCGGTGACTTTCTTGACATTGCCAAATCCAGGGGGTGGGAAGTCAGTGGTGTTGATATCTCACCGGCTTATGCGGATAGAATCGCCAAACGATTAAATGTCCCCATCACGGTGGGGGATTTCAATAAAGTCCATTATCCGCTTGAAAGTTTTGACGTGGTAAGAATGGGGGATTCTATTGAACATATGCTGGATCCCAGGGGTGCGGTAAAAAAGGTTTTTTCTATTCTCAAGCCCGGCGGCATCGGTTATGTTCGAACCCCCGACATCTCACATATCATGCCCCGGCTGGTTGGAAAAAGGTGGATTCAGTTAAAGCCGTTTGAACATTTGTACTACTTCAGCCGTGCCACCATGCGGCGCCTGCTTGAAGAAGAAGGGTTTTATCTGCTGAAAATGGGGAGCGCGGGCATCTGTTGCACCCTGGATATGTTGCGCAATCGTCTTGAACATTATTACAACCCAAGACCGCTGCTGAAGATACTGGATTTTTTCGCAGACACACTGCGCCTGGGGCGGGCGCGGTTTTACCTCGATCCCCTGGAAGAGATGCAGGCGGTTTTTCAGAAACCCCATCACCATGATGGTTTATCCGTGCCGGAACCAATGTCATGCGATTACCGTAAGAAGACCGGATGTTAA
- a CDS encoding B12-binding domain-containing radical SAM protein: MNRSRTDALLISLQVDLDTIGLKQIHAVLQDRGFSSLLLYLPSFSPGDNVLMEQVVRFVADRNPGFVGISLMSHEFSGAAALTGRLKQAFPCLPVIWGGIHPTIAPEMCLDHADYVCVGEGEHAVAALARAFREEKTVEHISNICYRRQGKIVRNPLEPVIQNLDSLPTCEHLPRGSYIAHRGSIVSLDHHQLKRYGRWRGTIYSTMSSRGCPFACAYCCNDFLSRLYDTRKIRRRSVASLMPELSRAVADHPEIQYINFQDDCFLACSDAYLEAFCHAYRQKIGRPFIVRCIPAFVDAGRLKKLKAAGLVWMSLGLQSGSDRVLSDAYNRHSTSEQFLAAARLVHEAGIAAYYDVILDNPLENDEDRYKTIEVLTAAPRPYFLQLFALTLYPGSSLYERITADSPGLADAYLHKNFYHYRHTSMNKLIRISAYLPVSAVRRLISYGRSRPQSAGFRLTLITAGLLSTLMLEPLAYFRVIQVSQHGSVKRTLKQIPVFFRIGFSRYVKQFSSSLTTIAERWVRDDLISGNQSKNFRR, from the coding sequence GTGAACCGGTCCCGGACAGACGCACTGCTGATCTCGCTCCAGGTCGATCTGGACACCATCGGCCTGAAGCAGATTCATGCCGTTTTGCAGGATCGGGGCTTTAGTTCGCTGCTGCTCTATCTTCCCTCTTTTTCCCCTGGCGATAATGTTCTGATGGAACAGGTTGTCCGTTTTGTCGCCGATCGCAATCCCGGGTTTGTGGGCATCAGCCTGATGTCCCATGAATTTTCCGGTGCGGCGGCCCTGACCGGTCGCCTCAAACAGGCCTTCCCCTGCCTGCCGGTCATCTGGGGCGGAATTCATCCTACCATCGCGCCGGAAATGTGTCTGGACCATGCGGATTATGTCTGCGTGGGCGAAGGTGAACACGCGGTGGCGGCGCTTGCCCGTGCCTTTCGGGAAGAAAAAACCGTTGAGCATATTTCCAACATCTGTTATCGCCGGCAAGGAAAGATCGTCCGAAACCCCCTGGAACCGGTCATCCAAAACCTGGATAGCCTGCCCACCTGTGAGCATCTTCCAAGAGGTTCTTATATCGCGCACCGGGGAAGCATTGTTTCCCTGGATCACCATCAGTTAAAGCGCTACGGCCGTTGGCGCGGTACAATATACAGCACCATGAGCAGCCGGGGCTGCCCGTTTGCCTGCGCCTACTGCTGCAACGATTTTTTATCCAGGCTTTATGACACCAGGAAGATACGGCGCCGGAGTGTGGCCAGTCTTATGCCCGAACTGTCCAGGGCCGTTGCCGATCATCCGGAAATTCAATATATCAACTTTCAGGATGACTGTTTTCTGGCCTGTTCCGACGCCTATCTGGAAGCGTTCTGTCATGCTTATCGCCAGAAGATCGGCCGTCCATTTATAGTCCGGTGTATTCCCGCTTTTGTGGATGCCGGCCGGTTGAAAAAGCTCAAGGCGGCCGGCCTTGTCTGGATGTCTCTTGGGTTGCAGTCCGGCAGTGATCGTGTGTTGTCCGATGCCTACAACCGGCATTCCACATCCGAACAGTTTCTGGCAGCGGCCCGGCTGGTGCATGAAGCCGGTATCGCGGCTTACTATGACGTCATTCTGGACAATCCCCTGGAAAACGACGAAGACCGTTACAAAACCATTGAGGTGCTGACAGCTGCGCCCCGACCTTATTTTCTTCAACTGTTTGCCCTGACGCTTTATCCGGGCTCCTCTCTGTATGAAAGGATAACTGCCGATTCCCCTGGATTGGCCGACGCTTATCTGCACAAGAATTTTTATCATTACCGGCATACTTCCATGAACAAATTGATTCGGATTTCAGCTTATTTGCCGGTGTCCGCTGTAAGGAGGCTGATTTCGTATGGCAGAAGCCGGCCGCAAAGCGCCGGATTCCGGCTGACGCTTATCACGGCCGGACTCTTGTCCACCCTGATGTTGGAACCGCTGGCCTATTTCCGGGTGATTCAAGTAAGCCAGCACGGAAGTGTAAAAAGAACACTCAAACAGATTCCGGTCTTTTTTAGAATCGGTTTCAGCCGCTATGTTAAGCAGTTTTCCAGCAGCCTGACAACGATTGCCGAACGATGGGTGAGGGATGATCTGATATCCGGAAACCAATCAAAAAATTTTCGCCGGTGA
- a CDS encoding energy-coupling factor ABC transporter ATP-binding protein: MSSVIYRVSDLVYAYDSGPRVLEVPELEITRGTVTGLVGPNGSGKTTLLKLLAFVQKPVAGEIRFKGRPASTFSEHVRFAVTFLPQTPYLLKRSVYGNIAYGLRLRGVTTEDMDRRIERALALVGLPFDVCRRRPDSLSGGQAQRVALAARLALEPEVLLLDEPTASVDVESARLIQEAVLAARQVHGTTVVVASHDLQWMHAVSDRMLQMYNGRVWEAGSKNVVPGPWHSAGEGRWEKHLPGGQRIHVPAPPVADASALIEFGLAKTPTAGAGLPTLSGKVTHLVLEPKRQTVAVTVTVDRLTLTVRVADHEVEQHGLLPGKRIPLFYNPGTIVFL; this comes from the coding sequence ATGTCGTCGGTAATCTACCGGGTATCCGATTTGGTGTATGCCTATGACAGCGGGCCCCGCGTGCTGGAGGTCCCGGAACTGGAGATTACCCGGGGAACAGTCACCGGCCTGGTCGGCCCCAACGGCAGCGGGAAAACCACCCTGTTGAAGCTGCTGGCGTTTGTGCAGAAACCCGTGGCCGGCGAGATACGCTTCAAGGGCCGCCCGGCCTCGACCTTTTCAGAGCATGTACGGTTTGCCGTTACGTTTCTTCCCCAGACCCCCTATCTGCTGAAGCGGAGCGTGTACGGGAACATCGCCTATGGGTTAAGGCTGCGGGGGGTGACGACGGAAGATATGGATCGACGGATCGAAAGGGCCCTGGCCCTGGTGGGTCTACCCTTCGATGTCTGCCGCCGCCGTCCTGATTCGCTTTCCGGTGGCCAGGCCCAGCGGGTGGCCCTGGCGGCCCGGCTGGCCCTGGAGCCGGAAGTGCTTCTTCTTGATGAACCCACCGCCAGCGTGGATGTGGAAAGTGCCCGTCTTATCCAGGAGGCCGTGCTGGCGGCCCGGCAGGTGCATGGCACCACCGTGGTGGTGGCCAGCCACGACCTGCAGTGGATGCACGCGGTTTCCGACCGGATGCTGCAGATGTATAACGGCAGGGTCTGGGAGGCGGGCAGCAAAAACGTGGTGCCCGGGCCGTGGCATTCAGCAGGTGAGGGGCGATGGGAAAAGCATCTGCCCGGCGGCCAGCGGATTCATGTGCCGGCACCGCCGGTCGCCGATGCATCGGCGCTCATCGAGTTCGGCCTGGCCAAAACGCCAACAGCCGGTGCCGGCCTTCCCACCCTTTCCGGCAAGGTGACTCACCTTGTGCTGGAACCCAAGCGCCAGACCGTGGCAGTGACCGTGACAGTGGATCGCCTGACCCTTACCGTGCGGGTCGCAGACCATGAAGTGGAGCAACACGGCCTTCTGCCCGGCAAACGGATTCCCCTTTTTTACAACCCCGGCACAATCGTTTTTCTGTAA
- a CDS encoding ABC transporter permease — protein MDFLFSGLIKALVLLATGDAQTYSAVFVTLRVTTASMAVSLVVGIPLGFLLGYHEFPGKNQVRIVVDTLLSLPTVFVGLLVYALISSRGPLGGLGLLFTLPGIAIGQAILALPIVISLVATATQATDKNLRVTLVSLGAGPKNLLLTSLWETRHGIVSAGLVAYGRVMTEVGISLMVGGNIKWYTRTITTAIALETNKGQFAMGIALGLVLLLIAFFVTLGVTLLRRRS, from the coding sequence ATGGACTTTCTTTTCTCGGGATTGATAAAAGCCCTGGTGCTGCTGGCCACTGGTGACGCGCAGACCTATTCAGCGGTTTTTGTCACGCTGCGGGTCACCACGGCCTCCATGGCGGTCAGCCTGGTTGTGGGCATCCCCCTGGGTTTTCTGCTGGGGTACCATGAATTTCCCGGCAAGAACCAGGTCCGTATCGTGGTGGATACCCTGCTCTCCCTGCCCACGGTTTTTGTGGGCCTGCTGGTCTATGCACTGATCTCTTCCCGGGGGCCGCTGGGCGGCCTGGGCCTGCTGTTTACCCTGCCGGGCATCGCCATCGGCCAGGCCATTCTGGCCCTTCCCATCGTGATTTCCCTGGTGGCCACGGCCACCCAGGCCACTGACAAGAACCTTCGTGTCACCCTGGTTTCCCTGGGGGCCGGTCCAAAGAACCTGTTGTTGACCAGCCTGTGGGAGACCCGCCACGGCATCGTTTCCGCCGGGCTGGTGGCATACGGCCGGGTCATGACCGAGGTGGGCATTTCCCTGATGGTGGGCGGCAACATCAAGTGGTATACCCGAACCATCACCACGGCCATTGCCCTTGAAACCAACAAGGGGCAGTTTGCCATGGGCATCGCCCTGGGGCTGGTACTCCTGTTGATCGCTTTTTTTGTGACCCTGGGGGTCACGCTGCTGCGACGGCGGTCATGA